The Mucilaginibacter yixingensis genome window below encodes:
- a CDS encoding MiaB/RimO family radical SAM methylthiotransferase, which yields MDLITPDKTHDEARQGEALMLDATMGKNNGRKLYIESYGCAMNFSDSEIVASILQEQGFETTKDYNNADVVFINTCSIRENAEQRVRNRLKEFTVAKVKNPGMVVGVLGCMAERLKSKFLEEEKLVDVVVGPDAYRDLPNLIDKVDGGQKAVNVLLSREETYADINPVRLNSNGINAFVSIMRGCDNMCSFCVVPFTRGRERSRDPHSIVKECTDLFNAGYREVTLLGQNVDSYKWAPQTTLPEGEGSEEQADKEVLPLGEDLGGVNFANLLEMVALINPDLRVRFSTSHPKDITDEVLETIAKYENICNYIHLPVQSGNSRVLELMNRTYDREWYMNRVDAIRRIIPGCAISTDIITGFCTETEEEHQDTLSMIDYVGYDYAYMFMYSERPGTLAAKRYADDIPEPVKNRRLKEVVEKQRHYSYVRLQEQIGKVQRVLIEGFSKKSDQDYCGRNDQNAMVVFPVGENYKPGQYVNVLVDRTTTATLLGSVVD from the coding sequence ATGGATCTGATCACACCGGATAAAACACATGACGAGGCAAGGCAGGGTGAAGCTTTAATGCTTGACGCTACGATGGGGAAGAATAATGGCCGCAAGCTTTATATTGAAAGCTACGGCTGCGCCATGAACTTTAGCGACAGCGAGATTGTGGCATCCATACTGCAGGAACAGGGTTTTGAAACCACTAAGGATTATAACAATGCCGATGTGGTTTTCATCAACACCTGCTCTATCCGCGAGAATGCGGAGCAAAGAGTGCGCAACCGCCTCAAAGAATTTACCGTAGCCAAGGTTAAAAACCCGGGCATGGTAGTAGGCGTGCTGGGCTGCATGGCCGAGCGCCTGAAATCAAAGTTTTTAGAAGAAGAAAAACTGGTTGACGTTGTAGTGGGCCCCGATGCCTACCGCGATCTGCCTAACCTGATAGACAAGGTAGACGGCGGCCAGAAAGCCGTAAACGTACTGCTGAGCCGCGAGGAAACTTACGCCGATATTAACCCTGTGCGTTTGAACAGCAATGGCATCAACGCCTTTGTTTCTATTATGCGCGGGTGCGACAACATGTGCTCGTTCTGCGTGGTGCCATTTACCCGCGGCCGCGAGCGTAGCCGCGATCCGCATTCTATTGTTAAAGAATGTACCGATCTGTTCAACGCAGGCTACCGCGAGGTAACCTTATTGGGGCAGAATGTGGACTCATATAAGTGGGCACCCCAAACAACCCTCCCCGAAGGAGAGGGCTCTGAAGAGCAGGCGGACAAGGAAGTACTCCCCCTCGGGGAGGATTTAGGAGGGGTAAACTTTGCCAACCTGCTAGAGATGGTAGCGCTAATTAACCCAGATCTGCGCGTGCGTTTCTCTACTTCGCATCCAAAAGATATTACCGACGAGGTATTGGAAACCATTGCTAAATATGAAAATATTTGCAACTACATCCACTTGCCGGTACAATCAGGCAACAGCCGCGTGCTTGAATTGATGAACCGTACTTATGACCGTGAGTGGTACATGAACCGGGTAGACGCTATCCGTCGCATTATTCCGGGCTGCGCTATTTCTACTGATATTATTACCGGCTTCTGTACAGAGACCGAAGAAGAGCACCAGGACACATTGAGCATGATTGATTATGTGGGTTATGATTATGCCTACATGTTTATGTACTCAGAGCGCCCGGGTACGCTGGCGGCTAAACGTTACGCAGATGATATTCCGGAGCCGGTGAAAAACCGCCGACTGAAAGAAGTAGTAGAGAAGCAAAGACACTATTCGTACGTACGCCTGCAAGAGCAAATTGGCAAGGTGCAACGCGTGCTGATTGAGGGTTTCTCCAAAAAATCAGACCAGGATTACTGCGGCCGTAACGACCAGAATGCTATGGTAGTGTTCCCTGTTGGTGAAAACTACAAACCGGGCCAATATGTAAATGTATTGGTTGATCGTACAACTACGGCCACGTTGTTGGGCTCTGTGGTTGATTAA
- a CDS encoding LptE family protein gives MKKRLIFLAALLVLVCTVPSCSLSLSGASIPPEMKTVDVELFENNALLVYGPLSQQFTESLKDRIRSQTRLNIIRDPEADAMFTGSITTYSIAPVSVQATGTNNAPPIANASRLTITINVKYVNKKDAKNNFEQPFTRTADFTGDISAKEASLVSDINKQLTEDIFNRAFANWN, from the coding sequence ATGAAGAAAAGGCTCATTTTCCTGGCGGCCCTGCTGGTGCTCGTTTGCACCGTGCCCTCATGTTCACTGTCATTATCAGGTGCATCAATCCCACCCGAGATGAAAACGGTGGATGTGGAGTTATTTGAAAACAACGCCCTGCTGGTATACGGCCCGCTGAGTCAGCAGTTTACAGAATCGCTTAAAGACCGGATCCGCTCACAAACCCGTCTGAACATTATTCGTGACCCCGAGGCCGATGCTATGTTTACCGGATCTATCACCACTTATAGCATTGCCCCTGTTTCTGTACAGGCTACCGGCACTAACAACGCGCCGCCTATTGCCAACGCTAGCCGTTTAACCATTACCATAAACGTTAAATACGTTAATAAAAAGGACGCAAAGAATAACTTTGAACAACCATTTACCAGAACTGCCGATTTTACCGGAGATATTTCGGCAAAAGAAGCCAGCCTGGTAAGTGATATAAACAAACAGCTTACAGAAGATATTTTTAACAGGGCGTTTGCCAATTGGAATTAA
- the sprA gene encoding cell surface protein SprA, whose translation MSAYAQNPSPRDTSNRTRTPIRTYDSRNNQLRRGYLDPDPPGLVRSIEYDPTTNQYILYQKLGNFNYRPPIYLTVDQYMKLMQSVRSRDYYQQLANNYAYQSQQPGFIPQIQVRSRTFEQIFGSNTIDIRPQGSAEMIFAGQVNSNQNPLFNTNQRSQFNFNFDQRIQMNVTGNIGDKLKIATNYSTDAQFQFENQIKLDYTGHPDEIIQKIEAGTVSMPLPTTLITGTQALFGVKTKLQFGKLGVTSIFSQQRSEAKTITIKNGAQQGDFRLTPVDYEANKHYFLAQYFRDNYNKAMANIPIISSNITITKIEVWTTNRTNSTTDSRDVLAFLDLGENKPYNTTLVQGGLSALPAGFKGPGFTQRSNTLLDVLPANTKLTNSSTQNATTFFANTGGTDNYAKLTYARKLTDKEFTLHPQLGYISLNYPLNNDEVLAVAYRYTYNGVEYQVGEFSTDVPVDPANPKMLYVKLLKNETLKTNLPTWKLMMKNIYSLGAYQVSPTDFKFSIARLDEKSNIEKPIMDEGQLTKSKLWIQLMGVDNLNQQNAKQPDGYFDFLEGVTIDSQNGRIMFPTIEPFGSDLANKFTATETDLKSRYVYQAMYDSTKTIAQQFFPNLNRYVIKGTFSAQSGSEFFLNATNIPAGSVVVSAGSNTLQEGVDYSMDYSAGRLQVINQSLLQSGQPITVKIENNELFGVQQKSLYGSRFDYKVNNKLAFGATIMHLTEQPITQKELVGEESISNTIWGLDGNYSSQSRFLTRLVDKLPFISTKAPSSISISGEFAKLNPGTPSALNFAGSTKGTSYLDDFENSRSVIDIKSAVNWSISGTPQMFSESSLTDNLSYGYNRARLSFYNIDPIFYTLAGSNVPRLNNPRSELSNHYVRQVLEQEVFPYKQSVTGQALILPTLDLAYYPTIRGPYNFAPTGFNADGTLQNPRSRWGGIFRKLETNDFESLNVEFIEFWMLDPFIYKTSSQGGDLYFNLGSISEDILKDGRKSLENGLPVDGDLSKVDETNWGRVPKLQPVINAFDTNPNARILQDVGLDGLNDADERAKYATVIAQIKAQLSPQAAAAFEADPSSDDYQYYQGPLLDQANAGILQRYSRYNGTEGNSKTAEQSQALLGLSTSASTSLPDGEDINRDNNMSLADEYFEYKVSVRPQDFVVGQNFITDKVTAQVKLQNGQTSSVNWYQFRIPIANYQKKYGNIQDFKSIRFIRMFTTNFADTAVMRFATLQLVRGEWRNYNEENSTTKVLADPSLTNPPLDNSTLDVGTVNIEENGTRTPIPYVLPPGIDRQRDYNNLRTDTRLNEQSLSLTIKRLRDGYSRAAYKTFYNDLRNYKHMRMFIHAEGDQLHNNDLNAFIRLGTDYQDNYYEYEIPLTVTNPGTSDPNSIWPDANSLDIEMDLLTRAKLARNVARYNGGAWPLDLPYTLSDGKNKITIKGQPDLSRLRTIMLGVRNPLKTAASVNDDGMEKSAIVWFDELRMTDFDQRGGWAATGRINAKLADFADVTLSGAKSTIGFGSIDQTMAERQRSDNESYDVATSMELGKFFPDKKGIHIPMYVNVSTQSSMPQYDPAMPDVELKETLANARNQQERDSIRHAAQDYTIRKSINFTNVHKNRTDPTKPAHVWDIENFNATYAYTDYEHHDFTVENELQKTYKVAVAYNYTGQPKYYAPLEKIIKSNLLALFRDFNFSLKPTRLAFQISFDRFYSENTLRNNDPNNYIPIPTTFNKSFNITRVYGIGWNLSRSLSLDIDATNLSVVDEPAGRINGLKRDTLWDNLKKLGRTVNYTHTLNLNYTTPINKIPGLDWTNAIVHYSTTFNWQAAPLFAINSPTYDVGNTIQNQRTIQIQPTLNFAGLYNKFGFMRRANNNNGPDDKGGSLNKTLIGLLTSLKTFTGSYTRSEGTFLPGYLPNSNLGGQDLNYNAPGIGFLLGSQADIRPRALAGGWLSTDSLQNQLYSQSLNENLNMRAILEPFRDLRIELIALRTKDRTFQSNFKYVAALNGFQDLSPITSGDYSVSFLSLKTAFSKAYGIDNQSSVYQKFLDARAVISQRLGAQNPNSVSSAGSGGYADGYSRNSQEVLVPAFLAAYSGKDPSKVSLDNFPSFPIPNWQISYSGLGRIPLFSDLFDSFDLRHGYRSTYSVNSYSSLIRYTETNGGASARDINNDFLPQLQFTQITLFEQFVPLIGMDIRFKNQVSTNLEYRSSRTLSLSLLNSQLAQQNENILVFGLGYRTNHFRFPFGWFSDLKMNNDMNFKLDVSVRDTKTLIYRADVGSAEISSGAKNITMRPSIDYVLSQRFNMSVFYDSNITKPYTSQTFNTSVTNFGVNLKLLLQ comes from the coding sequence ATGTCTGCGTACGCACAGAACCCGTCGCCCAGAGATACCAGCAATCGCACCAGGACGCCTATCCGCACCTATGACTCGCGTAATAATCAGCTGCGCCGCGGCTATCTCGATCCTGATCCACCAGGACTGGTTCGCTCTATCGAGTATGACCCTACTACCAATCAGTACATCCTCTACCAAAAGCTGGGCAACTTTAACTACCGTCCGCCAATTTATCTTACGGTTGATCAGTACATGAAGCTGATGCAGAGTGTTCGCTCACGCGATTACTATCAGCAATTGGCCAACAACTACGCCTATCAATCGCAGCAACCGGGCTTTATTCCGCAGATCCAGGTTCGCAGTCGCACGTTTGAGCAGATCTTTGGCAGCAATACCATAGATATCCGTCCGCAGGGCTCGGCAGAGATGATCTTTGCGGGGCAGGTAAACAGCAACCAGAACCCGCTCTTCAACACCAATCAGCGCAGCCAGTTTAACTTCAATTTTGATCAGCGCATTCAGATGAATGTGACGGGCAACATTGGCGATAAATTGAAAATTGCCACCAACTACAGTACCGATGCCCAGTTCCAGTTTGAAAATCAGATCAAGCTGGACTATACAGGTCACCCGGACGAGATCATCCAAAAGATTGAAGCCGGTACCGTAAGTATGCCGCTGCCAACCACACTGATTACCGGCACACAGGCGCTCTTCGGCGTAAAAACCAAGCTACAGTTTGGCAAACTGGGTGTAACCAGCATTTTCTCGCAACAACGATCTGAGGCTAAAACCATCACCATTAAAAACGGTGCCCAACAGGGCGATTTCAGGCTAACGCCGGTGGATTACGAGGCCAACAAACACTACTTCCTGGCCCAGTACTTCCGCGACAATTACAACAAGGCGATGGCCAACATCCCTATCATCAGCTCAAACATTACCATTACCAAAATTGAGGTTTGGACCACCAACCGCACCAACAGCACCACAGACTCGCGCGATGTGCTGGCCTTCCTTGATCTGGGTGAGAATAAACCCTATAACACCACGCTGGTGCAAGGTGGTCTATCTGCCTTGCCCGCCGGCTTTAAAGGCCCGGGCTTTACTCAGCGCTCCAACACGCTGTTAGATGTATTGCCGGCCAATACCAAGCTAACTAACTCCAGCACACAAAACGCCACCACCTTTTTTGCCAACACCGGCGGCACCGATAACTATGCCAAGCTAACCTACGCCCGCAAGCTAACGGACAAAGAGTTTACCTTGCACCCGCAGCTGGGTTATATTTCGTTAAACTACCCGTTGAATAATGACGAGGTACTGGCCGTGGCTTATCGCTATACTTATAACGGTGTAGAGTACCAGGTGGGTGAGTTTTCTACCGATGTACCGGTAGACCCAGCCAACCCAAAAATGCTTTACGTAAAGCTGTTGAAGAATGAGACCCTGAAAACCAACCTGCCTACCTGGAAGCTGATGATGAAAAACATCTACTCGCTGGGTGCGTACCAGGTTAGTCCGACGGATTTTAAGTTTTCTATTGCACGGTTGGACGAGAAATCGAACATTGAGAAACCCATTATGGATGAAGGTCAGCTTACCAAAAGCAAGCTCTGGATCCAGCTGATGGGTGTGGATAACCTGAACCAGCAGAACGCCAAGCAGCCCGATGGCTACTTTGACTTTTTAGAGGGAGTGACTATAGACTCGCAGAACGGGCGCATTATGTTCCCTACTATAGAGCCATTCGGTTCTGATCTGGCCAATAAATTTACCGCGACGGAGACAGATTTGAAAAGCCGGTACGTGTACCAGGCCATGTATGACTCGACTAAAACCATCGCCCAGCAATTCTTCCCAAATCTGAACAGGTATGTTATCAAGGGGACGTTCTCGGCGCAGTCGGGCTCTGAGTTTTTTCTGAACGCCACCAATATCCCTGCGGGGTCTGTAGTAGTAAGCGCGGGAAGCAACACCTTACAGGAGGGCGTAGATTACTCAATGGATTACAGCGCGGGCCGATTACAAGTGATCAATCAATCGCTGTTGCAATCTGGCCAGCCTATTACGGTAAAAATTGAGAATAACGAACTGTTTGGCGTACAACAAAAATCGCTGTATGGCTCGCGGTTTGACTATAAGGTGAACAACAAACTGGCCTTTGGCGCCACCATTATGCACCTGACAGAGCAACCCATCACGCAAAAAGAACTGGTGGGTGAGGAATCTATCTCTAACACCATCTGGGGGCTTGATGGTAATTACAGCTCGCAATCGCGCTTCCTGACCCGGCTGGTTGATAAATTGCCATTCATCAGCACCAAAGCGCCATCAAGCATCAGCATAAGCGGTGAGTTTGCCAAGCTCAACCCTGGCACACCAAGCGCCCTTAACTTTGCCGGCTCTACTAAGGGCACATCTTACCTGGACGATTTTGAGAACAGCCGCTCGGTCATTGATATTAAAAGCGCCGTAAACTGGTCTATATCGGGCACGCCGCAAATGTTCAGCGAATCATCGTTAACCGACAACCTGAGTTATGGTTACAACCGCGCGCGACTGTCTTTCTACAACATCGACCCAATATTTTATACACTGGCGGGCTCTAACGTACCACGCTTAAACAACCCCCGGTCTGAGCTTTCCAATCACTACGTGCGGCAGGTATTGGAGCAGGAGGTGTTTCCTTACAAACAATCAGTAACCGGCCAGGCATTGATACTGCCTACGCTTGATTTGGCTTACTACCCAACCATCCGCGGTCCGTATAACTTTGCGCCAACCGGCTTTAATGCCGATGGTACACTGCAAAACCCACGCTCGCGCTGGGGTGGTATCTTCCGCAAGCTGGAGACTAATGATTTTGAATCGCTCAACGTAGAGTTCATTGAGTTCTGGATGCTTGATCCGTTTATCTACAAAACAAGCTCGCAGGGTGGTGATCTGTACTTCAACCTGGGCAGCATCAGCGAGGATATTTTGAAAGACGGCCGCAAGAGTCTGGAGAACGGTCTGCCTGTTGACGGCGACCTGAGCAAGGTTGACGAAACCAACTGGGGCCGCGTACCAAAACTGCAACCGGTAATTAACGCTTTTGACACCAACCCTAACGCCCGTATTTTGCAGGACGTTGGTTTGGACGGCTTGAACGATGCCGACGAGCGTGCCAAATACGCCACAGTGATTGCGCAGATCAAAGCACAGCTTAGTCCGCAGGCTGCAGCTGCATTTGAGGCTGACCCTTCTTCGGATGATTATCAATACTATCAGGGCCCGCTGCTGGATCAGGCCAACGCCGGCATTTTGCAGCGTTACAGTCGCTACAACGGCACTGAGGGCAACTCTAAAACTGCAGAGCAATCTCAGGCTTTATTAGGCCTGTCTACATCGGCCTCTACTTCACTGCCTGACGGTGAGGACATCAACCGCGATAACAACATGAGCCTGGCCGACGAGTACTTTGAATACAAGGTATCAGTACGTCCGCAGGATTTTGTGGTGGGCCAGAATTTTATTACCGATAAGGTAACCGCCCAGGTGAAACTGCAAAACGGCCAAACCTCGTCGGTTAACTGGTACCAGTTCCGCATCCCAATTGCCAACTATCAAAAGAAATACGGCAACATCCAGGATTTTAAATCGATCCGTTTCATCAGGATGTTTACCACCAACTTTGCCGATACCGCTGTAATGCGTTTTGCAACCCTGCAACTGGTACGTGGCGAGTGGCGCAATTACAACGAAGAAAACAGCACTACCAAAGTACTGGCAGATCCATCGCTCACTAACCCACCGCTTGATAACTCAACGCTGGATGTTGGTACCGTAAATATTGAAGAGAACGGCACCCGCACACCAATCCCGTATGTGTTGCCTCCGGGCATTGACCGCCAGCGCGATTACAATAACCTGCGTACGGATACCCGTTTGAATGAGCAATCGTTATCGCTCACCATCAAACGCCTGCGCGATGGCTACTCCCGTGCCGCCTACAAGACTTTCTACAACGATTTGCGCAACTACAAGCACATGCGCATGTTTATCCATGCCGAGGGCGATCAGTTGCATAATAATGATCTGAACGCGTTCATTCGTCTGGGTACAGATTATCAGGACAACTACTATGAGTACGAGATCCCGCTGACGGTTACCAATCCGGGTACCAGCGATCCAAACTCCATCTGGCCCGATGCCAACTCCCTGGATATTGAGATGGACCTGCTTACCCGCGCCAAGCTGGCCCGTAATGTGGCCAGGTATAATGGCGGGGCCTGGCCATTGGATTTGCCGTACACCTTATCAGACGGAAAGAATAAGATCACCATTAAAGGCCAGCCCGATTTGAGCCGCCTGCGTACCATTATGCTGGGCGTGCGTAATCCGCTGAAAACGGCGGCGTCGGTTAATGATGATGGCATGGAAAAATCGGCCATTGTGTGGTTTGACGAATTACGTATGACTGATTTTGACCAGCGTGGCGGCTGGGCAGCAACCGGCCGCATTAATGCCAAGCTGGCCGACTTTGCCGATGTAACCCTATCAGGGGCGAAAAGCACCATCGGTTTCGGCTCGATAGACCAAACCATGGCCGAGCGTCAGCGCAGCGATAACGAGAGCTATGATGTGGCTACCAGCATGGAGTTAGGCAAATTCTTCCCGGATAAAAAGGGTATCCACATACCCATGTATGTCAACGTATCTACCCAAAGCAGCATGCCGCAGTATGACCCGGCCATGCCCGATGTGGAGCTGAAAGAAACCCTGGCCAACGCCCGCAATCAACAGGAGCGCGACTCGATACGTCATGCCGCGCAGGATTATACTATTCGCAAGAGCATCAACTTTACCAACGTACACAAAAACCGTACAGACCCTACCAAGCCGGCGCATGTTTGGGATATTGAAAACTTTAACGCTACCTATGCTTATACCGATTATGAGCACCATGACTTTACGGTAGAGAACGAACTCCAGAAAACCTACAAAGTGGCCGTGGCCTACAACTATACCGGTCAGCCTAAATACTACGCGCCGTTGGAGAAGATCATCAAGAGCAATCTGCTGGCGCTCTTCCGTGATTTTAACTTTAGTTTGAAGCCTACCCGACTGGCCTTCCAGATCAGCTTCGATCGTTTTTACTCAGAAAACACACTGCGTAATAACGACCCGAACAACTATATCCCTATCCCAACTACGTTTAACAAAAGCTTCAACATTACCCGCGTATATGGTATCGGCTGGAATCTGTCGAGATCGCTTTCGCTGGATATTGACGCCACCAACCTGTCTGTGGTAGATGAGCCGGCCGGCCGTATTAATGGTTTAAAACGAGACACCCTATGGGATAACCTGAAAAAACTGGGCCGTACCGTTAACTACACCCACACGCTGAACCTGAACTATACCACCCCGATTAACAAAATACCGGGACTGGATTGGACCAACGCCATTGTGCACTACAGCACCACCTTTAACTGGCAGGCCGCGCCGCTGTTTGCCATTAACTCGCCCACTTATGATGTGGGTAATACCATCCAGAACCAACGTACCATACAGATCCAGCCGACACTGAACTTTGCAGGCTTGTACAACAAATTTGGCTTTATGCGCCGCGCCAACAACAACAACGGGCCTGATGATAAGGGCGGCAGCCTGAATAAAACGCTCATTGGGTTATTAACCAGCTTGAAAACTTTCACCGGTTCATACACCCGTTCTGAAGGCACCTTCCTGCCGGGTTACCTGCCAAACTCTAACCTGGGTGGGCAGGATTTAAACTACAATGCGCCGGGCATTGGCTTCCTGCTGGGTAGCCAGGCCGATATCCGTCCGAGGGCTTTGGCCGGTGGCTGGCTGAGTACAGACTCGCTGCAAAACCAATTGTACAGCCAATCGCTGAATGAGAATCTGAACATGCGCGCCATCCTGGAGCCATTCCGCGATCTGCGGATTGAGCTGATTGCCCTGCGCACGAAAGACCGCACCTTCCAGTCAAACTTTAAATATGTAGCAGCACTGAATGGTTTTCAGGACCTGAGCCCGATTACCTCTGGTGATTACAGCGTATCGTTCTTATCTCTGAAGACCGCATTCTCTAAGGCTTACGGCATTGATAACCAATCCAGCGTTTACCAGAAATTCCTGGATGCGCGGGCGGTGATCTCGCAACGTTTAGGGGCGCAAAACCCTAACTCAGTATCGTCTGCCGGTAGTGGCGGTTATGCCGATGGCTATAGCAGAAACTCGCAGGAGGTATTGGTGCCGGCGTTCCTGGCTGCATATTCGGGTAAGGATCCTAGTAAAGTAAGCCTGGACAATTTCCCAAGCTTCCCGATACCAAACTGGCAGATCAGCTACAGTGGCCTGGGCCGCATCCCGTTGTTTAGCGACCTGTTCGACTCGTTCGATCTGCGCCACGGCTATCGCTCTACCTATAGCGTTAACAGCTACAGCTCGCTGATCCGTTATACCGAAACCAATGGTGGCGCCTCTGCACGCGATATTAATAACGACTTTTTACCGCAATTGCAGTTTACCCAGATTACCCTGTTTGAACAATTTGTACCGCTGATTGGCATGGATATCCGCTTTAAAAACCAGGTGAGTACCAACCTGGAGTACCGCAGTTCGCGCACCTTGAGTTTGAGTTTACTGAATAGTCAGCTGGCACAGCAGAATGAAAATATCCTGGTATTTGGTTTGGGATACCGTACCAACCACTTCCGCTTCCCGTTCGGCTGGTTTAGCGATTTGAAGATGAACAACGATATGAACTTTAAGCTGGATGTATCTGTGCGCGATACCAAGACCCTCATCTACCGCGCAGACGTAGGCTCGGCCGAGATCTCATCGGGTGCCAAAAACATCACCATGCGCCCGTCAATAGACTATGTGTTGAGCCAGCGCTTTAACATGAGTGTGTTCTATGATTCTAACATTACCAAGCCATATACCTCGCAAACATTCAACACCTCGGTAACCAACTTCGGCGTGAATTTGAAGCTGTTGTTGCAGTAG
- a CDS encoding sigma-54-dependent Fis family transcriptional regulator, producing the protein MEIQEIKQRFGIIGNSPLLNRAIDIANQVSPTDISVLITGESGSGKEVFSHIIHQLSPRKHGPFIAVNCGAIPEGTIDSELFGHEKGAYTGAVGERKGYFETVNGGTIFLDEIAEMPLGTQARLLRVLESGQFIKVGSSKVEKTNVRVIAATNVDVYEAVQKGKFREDLYYRLNTVPLRIPPLRDRKEDIYLLFRKFTADFTDKYRTPPIQLDDDAQQMLTNYSWPGNVRQLKNMAEQLAVLERDRIITAQTLLNYIPAEAGNRNLPMRLDNQPKEDFSERDLLYKVLFDMKRDMVELKKLVADIIEHGGTSDSYAHTQAINHLYQDIDLQPHAAHMPAESQFTIQQPVNVNASKDHYITQNAEEVEESLSLVEKESDLIRKALKKHKGKRKLAANELGISERTLYRKIKELNL; encoded by the coding sequence ATGGAAATACAAGAAATAAAACAACGCTTTGGTATCATCGGCAACTCGCCGTTGTTAAACCGGGCTATTGATATAGCAAACCAGGTATCGCCAACAGATATCTCGGTGCTGATAACCGGCGAGAGCGGCAGCGGTAAGGAGGTGTTTTCGCACATCATCCACCAATTGAGTCCGCGCAAGCACGGGCCGTTTATTGCGGTAAACTGCGGCGCCATACCAGAAGGCACTATCGACTCAGAATTATTCGGTCACGAGAAAGGCGCTTATACCGGCGCAGTGGGCGAGCGTAAAGGCTACTTTGAAACTGTAAACGGCGGCACCATTTTTCTGGATGAGATTGCCGAGATGCCACTGGGCACTCAGGCGCGTTTGCTGCGCGTGCTGGAGTCGGGCCAGTTTATTAAAGTAGGTTCGTCTAAAGTAGAAAAAACCAATGTGCGCGTTATTGCCGCCACCAATGTGGATGTGTATGAAGCCGTTCAGAAAGGCAAGTTCCGTGAGGATCTCTATTACCGCTTAAATACCGTTCCGTTGCGCATCCCGCCGCTGCGCGACAGGAAAGAAGATATTTACCTGCTGTTCCGCAAGTTTACGGCAGATTTTACCGATAAATACCGCACCCCACCCATCCAACTGGATGACGATGCACAGCAAATGCTAACAAACTACAGCTGGCCGGGCAACGTGCGTCAGTTAAAAAACATGGCCGAGCAATTGGCCGTTCTGGAGCGCGATCGTATCATCACCGCACAAACTTTACTGAATTATATTCCTGCCGAGGCCGGTAATCGTAACCTGCCAATGCGCCTGGATAATCAGCCTAAAGAAGATTTTTCAGAACGAGACCTACTCTATAAAGTGCTGTTTGATATGAAGCGCGACATGGTAGAACTGAAAAAACTGGTGGCCGATATTATTGAGCACGGCGGTACGAGCGATAGCTATGCACACACACAGGCTATTAATCATTTATACCAGGATATTGACTTACAGCCACACGCAGCACATATGCCGGCCGAGTCACAATTTACCATTCAACAGCCCGTTAATGTTAATGCAAGTAAAGACCATTACATTACCCAGAACGCCGAAGAGGTAGAAGAATCGCTCTCGTTGGTAGAAAAAGAGTCGGACCTGATACGCAAGGCGCTAAAAAAGCACAAAGGCAAACGCAAGCTGGCAGCCAATGAGCTGGGTATTTCAGAAAGAACTTTATATCGAAAGATAAAAGAACTAAATTTATAA
- the ruvA gene encoding Holliday junction branch migration protein RuvA translates to MYAYIDGKLAFKSPAYVVIDAGGVGYQINISLNTYSRLGDAERCKLFTWLHVKEDGHTLYGFFEEGERRLFLHLISVSGIGPNTGRMILSSITPEEIQAAIVNGNVSVIQRIKGIGPKSAQRMILELQDKLKKEGPDTLTQMPVVNSAKDEALAALVMLGFARNAAEKVIDQDINKNGNNLTVEQLIKSALKSL, encoded by the coding sequence ATGTACGCATATATAGACGGCAAACTGGCCTTTAAAAGTCCCGCCTACGTTGTAATAGACGCAGGCGGGGTTGGATATCAAATCAACATTTCATTAAACACTTACTCGCGACTGGGCGATGCAGAACGTTGCAAGCTTTTTACCTGGCTGCACGTAAAAGAAGACGGGCACACGCTTTACGGCTTTTTTGAAGAGGGCGAGCGCCGTTTGTTTTTGCATCTGATCTCGGTATCAGGCATCGGTCCAAATACCGGCCGGATGATCCTGTCGTCCATCACGCCGGAAGAGATCCAGGCTGCCATTGTAAACGGCAATGTATCGGTTATTCAGCGCATCAAAGGCATCGGCCCAAAATCAGCCCAGCGCATGATCCTGGAGCTGCAGGACAAGCTTAAAAAAGAAGGCCCGGATACCCTTACCCAGATGCCTGTGGTTAACTCGGCTAAGGATGAAGCGCTGGCAGCGTTGGTGATGCTGGGCTTTGCACGTAACGCAGCAGAAAAGGTTATTGATCAAGATATTAACAAAAACGGAAATAATTTAACTGTTGAACAACTGATAAAGTCAGCACTTAAAAGCTTATAA